Proteins encoded in a region of the Procambarus clarkii isolate CNS0578487 chromosome 42, FALCON_Pclarkii_2.0, whole genome shotgun sequence genome:
- the LOC138373601 gene encoding uncharacterized protein isoform X2 has translation MRNVESFLNWHMVCLPFKPAAGTNVPANIRIVDEAHTKMLWKVLATELQENTCRSTVKVIMMHGMAWSEAPLLCKRKSTKVGDCLWSCLGLLDLLFI, from the exons atgaggaacgtggaaagcttcctgaattggcacatggtatgcctccctttcaaaccagcagctggcacaaatgttccagctaacatcagaatagtggatgaagcccacactaaaat gttgtggaaggtcctggcaacagagctgcaggaaaatacttgcagatctaca gtgaaagtgattatgatgcatggaatggcttggagtgaggctcctttactctgcaaaaggaaatctacaaaagtgg gtgattgtctctggagttgtcttggccttttggatcttctgttcatctag
- the LOC138373601 gene encoding uncharacterized protein isoform X1, which yields MRNVESFLNWHMVCLPFKPAAGTNVPANIRIVDEAHTKMLWKVLATELQENTCRSTVKVIMMHGMAWSEAPLLCKRKSTKVIVSGVVLAFWIFCSSRSICPTT from the exons atgaggaacgtggaaagcttcctgaattggcacatggtatgcctccctttcaaaccagcagctggcacaaatgttccagctaacatcagaatagtggatgaagcccacactaaaat gttgtggaaggtcctggcaacagagctgcaggaaaatacttgcagatctaca gtgaaagtgattatgatgcatggaatggcttggagtgaggctcctttactctgcaaaaggaaatctacaaaa gtgattgtctctggagttgtcttggccttttggatcttctgttcatctaggagcatctgtcccacaacctga